One region of Turicibacter bilis genomic DNA includes:
- a CDS encoding sucrose-specific PTS transporter subunit IIBC: protein MANNQYLEAAKQIVAFVGGENNVIRVASCATRLRVVVKDDKKIDVDQIEAMDLVKGTFNNGGQFQVILGTGIVDQVYREFVQVTNIQEVSKEELKEAAGSKLNVFQRMLKSLADVFVPILPALVAAGLLMGLNNVLTAQGLFIEGKSLVEAYPQTADLAEMINLFSNAAFTFLPVLIGFSATKIFGGTPVLGAVIGAIMIHPDLLNGYDYGQALLDGTVPAWNIFGFEIAKVGYQGTVLPVIVSSFVLAKIEQRSRKIVPAMFDNIITPLVSVLLTAALTFIIIGPAMRVVGDGLTEAVMWLFFSLGPVGGAIYGVAYPLLVITGMHHSLVTAETQILANIGTLGGSPTFAVVAASNVAQGAAALAVMYLMKRNAKMKSLASAAGVSALLGITEPAVFGVNLKFKYPFIGALIGSAVASAYCTFMQVLSVSPGPAGIPGVIVIRPESMIQYMVTLVIAFVIGFIATVILAKLFNKKQNV, encoded by the coding sequence ATGGCAAATAATCAATACCTTGAAGCTGCAAAACAAATTGTTGCTTTTGTAGGTGGGGAAAACAACGTCATTCGTGTTGCAAGTTGTGCCACACGTTTACGAGTTGTTGTAAAAGATGATAAAAAAATTGATGTTGATCAAATTGAAGCAATGGATCTTGTTAAAGGAACATTTAATAATGGAGGGCAATTTCAAGTTATTTTAGGAACGGGGATTGTGGATCAAGTTTATCGTGAGTTTGTGCAAGTAACTAATATTCAAGAAGTTAGTAAAGAAGAATTAAAAGAAGCAGCTGGATCAAAGTTAAATGTCTTCCAACGTATGCTAAAATCGTTAGCTGATGTGTTTGTTCCTATTTTACCAGCTTTAGTTGCTGCTGGTTTATTAATGGGATTAAATAACGTCTTAACGGCACAAGGGTTATTCATTGAAGGGAAGTCTTTAGTTGAAGCTTATCCGCAAACGGCCGATTTAGCTGAGATGATTAACTTATTCTCAAATGCAGCCTTTACGTTCTTACCAGTGTTAATTGGATTCTCAGCGACTAAAATTTTTGGAGGAACACCCGTTCTTGGGGCTGTTATTGGGGCAATCATGATTCATCCAGATTTATTAAATGGATATGATTATGGACAAGCCTTATTAGATGGTACAGTTCCAGCATGGAATATTTTTGGTTTTGAGATTGCAAAAGTAGGTTATCAAGGAACGGTATTACCAGTTATCGTATCATCATTTGTTTTAGCTAAGATTGAACAACGATCACGTAAAATTGTACCAGCAATGTTTGATAACATCATTACACCATTAGTTTCAGTGTTATTAACGGCAGCTTTAACATTTATCATCATTGGACCTGCAATGCGCGTGGTAGGAGATGGACTAACAGAAGCTGTAATGTGGTTATTCTTTAGCTTAGGCCCAGTCGGGGGAGCAATCTATGGTGTAGCTTATCCATTATTAGTAATTACAGGGATGCATCACTCATTAGTAACTGCTGAGACGCAAATTTTGGCCAATATCGGAACATTAGGCGGGTCACCAACCTTTGCGGTTGTTGCAGCATCAAATGTGGCGCAGGGAGCGGCTGCTTTAGCCGTGATGTATCTCATGAAGCGTAATGCAAAGATGAAGAGCTTGGCTTCAGCAGCTGGAGTATCTGCTTTACTTGGAATTACAGAACCAGCGGTGTTTGGGGTTAACTTAAAGTTTAAATATCCGTTTATTGGAGCTTTAATTGGTTCGGCTGTTGCCTCTGCTTACTGTACGTTTATGCAGGTTTTATCAGTTTCTCCTGGACCAGCAGGAATTCCTGGAGTTATTGTGATTCGTCCAGAATCAATGATCCAATACATGGTGACTTTAGTAATCGCATTTGTGATTGGATTCATTGCGACAGTGATTTTAGCCAAATTATTTAACAAAAAACAAAATGTTTAA
- a CDS encoding LacI family DNA-binding transcriptional regulator produces the protein MSTIKEVAKRAGVSVGTVSKVINNIEVKPKTKQAVELAIKELNYQPNVYARGLKVSRTNTVALILPTVWHPFFGELAYNIEKNLRQHEYKMILCNSEGDYLTELSYLTMAKQNQVDGIIAITYSDIEHYVSSNIPLISIDRFFNDEVPYVSSDNFLGGQLAAKHLDEAGCQSLCFIGAGSKKENTTRNRKKGFIDYCEKYQKTYEIFDLIGSQSEFHEKMEQFLLEKIIKEHSIDGIFAVTDAYALEVINFLEKHQISIPDDVQIIGFDGVKSSKHDQIEISTIRQPIEEIAKESVAAIIHLINKETIEKEILLPVHFIQGNTTKRQKDS, from the coding sequence GTGTCAACGATAAAAGAGGTAGCCAAACGAGCTGGTGTCTCGGTTGGAACTGTCTCGAAAGTGATTAATAATATTGAAGTAAAGCCAAAAACGAAACAGGCGGTTGAATTGGCTATCAAAGAACTAAATTATCAGCCAAATGTCTATGCGCGTGGTTTGAAAGTTAGCCGAACGAATACGGTGGCACTCATTTTACCAACCGTCTGGCATCCTTTCTTTGGTGAATTGGCTTATAACATTGAAAAAAATTTAAGACAACATGAGTATAAAATGATTCTTTGTAATTCCGAAGGTGACTATTTAACCGAATTATCTTATCTGACGATGGCAAAACAGAATCAAGTAGATGGGATTATTGCGATTACATATAGTGATATTGAACATTATGTTTCATCGAATATTCCATTGATCAGTATTGACCGCTTTTTTAATGATGAAGTACCTTATGTGAGTAGTGATAACTTCTTAGGTGGCCAGTTAGCCGCAAAACATTTAGATGAAGCGGGATGTCAATCACTGTGTTTTATCGGAGCTGGTTCTAAGAAAGAAAATACAACAAGGAATCGAAAAAAAGGATTTATTGATTACTGCGAAAAATATCAAAAGACCTATGAGATCTTTGATTTAATTGGCAGTCAATCTGAGTTTCATGAGAAAATGGAGCAGTTTTTACTAGAAAAAATTATTAAAGAACATTCAATTGATGGAATCTTTGCCGTAACAGATGCCTATGCTTTAGAAGTGATTAATTTTTTAGAAAAACATCAAATTTCAATTCCAGATGACGTACAGATTATTGGTTTTGATGGGGTGAAATCCTCTAAACATGATCAAATTGAAATTTCAACGATTCGTCAACCGATTGAAGAGATAGCTAAAGAGAGTGTTGCAGCAATCATTCATTTGATTAATAAAGAAACGATTGAAAAAGAAATTCTTTTACCTGTACACTTTATCCAAGGGAATACAACGAAACGACAAAAAGACAGCTAA